Proteins co-encoded in one Pseudarthrobacter chlorophenolicus A6 genomic window:
- a CDS encoding alkaline phosphatase family protein, with the protein MPDERPQVPPAAPAASAALSGPASDLPPAPAYGHRSVAEVLTSAAASMGIGGFANTLKLPPSQRVCVVVADGLGRNLLKQKSAHTPFLRSVIRAGQGEVPVWLDSAFPSTTAAALSSLGTGLPPGQHGMVGYDVLDPQQDKVVNLLGNWDPGVDPNDWQPHPTVLERAAEHADVTTVSLPQFADSPMTRAALRGGRFISGTTSHARTASAAEAMSGSGPSLMYFYLNELDKAGHRYGCQSQQWEHQLEELDATVKRLSTALPAGTTILLTADHGMLDVPEPHRIDYSAEPALVDSVRHTAGEPRMVHLYLEEAAGTAGRDRLLTAWRHRFGSKVWAFTRDEAVAGGLFGAVRPAVEGRIGDVMIAARDSLALYDTRRSRPTAMEVVGQHGSLTKAEREVPLLCLTAGGGKGGRRRG; encoded by the coding sequence ATGCCCGACGAGCGCCCCCAAGTACCCCCGGCCGCCCCTGCAGCTTCCGCCGCACTGTCCGGACCGGCGTCGGACCTTCCCCCGGCACCGGCCTACGGACACCGTTCCGTGGCCGAGGTGCTGACCAGCGCCGCCGCCAGCATGGGAATTGGCGGGTTTGCGAACACGCTGAAGCTGCCGCCGTCGCAGCGGGTCTGCGTCGTGGTTGCGGACGGACTGGGCCGGAACCTGCTCAAGCAGAAGTCCGCCCATACCCCCTTCCTCCGCTCGGTCATCCGAGCGGGGCAGGGCGAGGTGCCCGTCTGGCTCGACTCCGCGTTTCCCTCCACCACCGCCGCGGCCCTGTCCAGCCTGGGCACCGGCCTGCCGCCCGGCCAGCACGGCATGGTGGGTTACGACGTACTCGACCCGCAGCAGGACAAGGTGGTCAACCTGCTGGGGAACTGGGACCCGGGAGTGGACCCCAACGACTGGCAGCCCCACCCCACGGTGCTCGAACGGGCAGCTGAACACGCCGACGTCACCACCGTCAGCCTGCCCCAGTTCGCGGATTCGCCCATGACCCGCGCAGCCCTGCGCGGCGGCCGGTTCATCTCCGGCACCACCTCCCATGCGCGCACCGCGTCCGCAGCGGAAGCCATGTCCGGCAGCGGGCCATCGCTGATGTACTTCTACCTGAACGAACTGGATAAAGCCGGCCATCGCTACGGCTGCCAGTCCCAGCAGTGGGAACACCAGCTCGAAGAACTCGACGCCACCGTCAAGCGGCTCAGCACCGCGCTTCCGGCCGGGACCACCATTCTCCTCACCGCTGACCACGGAATGCTGGACGTGCCGGAACCGCACCGGATCGACTACTCCGCCGAGCCCGCACTGGTGGACAGCGTTCGGCACACAGCCGGTGAACCCCGCATGGTCCACCTCTACCTCGAGGAGGCGGCCGGAACAGCGGGCCGGGACCGGCTGCTGACCGCATGGCGCCACCGCTTCGGCAGCAAGGTCTGGGCTTTCACCCGGGACGAAGCTGTGGCCGGCGGGCTTTTCGGTGCCGTGCGGCCCGCCGTCGAAGGCAGGATCGGCGACGTGATGATCGCGGCCCGGGACTCCCTGGCGCTCTACGACACCCGGCGCAGCCGCCCCACCGCCATGGAAGTGGTGGGCCAGCACGGGTCGCTGACCAAGGCAGAACGCGAAGTTCCGCTGCTCTGCCTCACGGCCGGCGGCGGCAAGGGTGGCCGCCGCCGTGGCTGA
- a CDS encoding thymidine kinase, whose amino-acid sequence MAELVFFSGTMDCGKSTLALQMDHNHRARGRGGVRFSRNDRAGESRISSRLGLETDAVEVVDGTDFWEEVMRRRTHGQRVDYLICDEAQFYTPEQVEQLAKVVDEIDVDVFAFGITADFRTRLFPGSQRLIELADRVQVLQVEALCWCGRRATHNARTVDGVMVTEGAQVVVGDVDMAVDGAVAAADHHVPVVGYETLCRRHFMRRVTAHGANLMAEQDQLLPFDVDACLWHGSGGPAAGTGA is encoded by the coding sequence GTGGCTGAACTCGTCTTTTTCTCCGGCACGATGGACTGCGGCAAGTCCACCCTCGCGTTGCAAATGGACCACAACCACCGGGCGAGGGGCCGCGGCGGCGTACGGTTCAGCCGGAACGACCGTGCCGGTGAATCACGGATCTCCAGCCGACTGGGCCTGGAAACCGACGCCGTCGAGGTGGTGGACGGCACGGACTTTTGGGAGGAAGTCATGCGCCGGCGGACCCACGGCCAGCGCGTCGACTACCTCATCTGTGACGAAGCACAGTTCTACACGCCCGAGCAGGTGGAGCAGCTCGCCAAAGTGGTGGACGAGATCGACGTGGATGTTTTCGCGTTCGGGATCACGGCGGACTTCCGGACCAGGCTGTTCCCGGGCTCGCAGCGGCTGATCGAACTCGCTGACCGTGTGCAGGTCCTGCAGGTTGAGGCTTTGTGCTGGTGCGGGCGCCGCGCCACACACAATGCCAGAACGGTCGACGGCGTCATGGTCACCGAGGGTGCCCAGGTGGTGGTGGGCGATGTGGACATGGCAGTGGACGGAGCTGTTGCGGCCGCGGACCACCACGTGCCGGTGGTGGGATACGAGACCTTGTGCAGACGGCACTTCATGCGCCGTGTCACCGCCCACGGGGCCAACCTGATGGCTGAGCAGGACCAGCTCCTGCCGTTCGACGTTGACGCATGCCTCTGGCACGGATCCGGGGGACCAGCCGCGGGTACCGGGGCGTAG
- a CDS encoding HNH endonuclease signature motif containing protein: protein MGDAVVGAAVMEGLRASMASLDALLLEDVELDCAQDPDVEGAAAVVDVLGRKSELRLQRLAFWSRLEAQVAAGKAHDAADFAEFQEAMTPSDASEAEKTFVEMSTTAEVAGVLTLGPGAAAAFISQSRKVCAMPPVAAALASGLMSWRHAVIVADETDCLAPESAAALVAHFFDPHAPNRARGSAPGDLVAHLFRRKVRTWRERTYPQTVQERHVRCVADRRMEYRPDADGMASITLILPGDTACAIWHKTTAIARGLQGPGETRSLTQLRPDTAAALLLGAHTGAAAAGRSDDGHEPGTGSDPYAVDLSKIPAPKADVLVTIPLFALLGSTDEPADLDGYGPVPAAMARKIVADGATSFYRVLVDPRDGAPLEIGRTSYRLSEAMKRWIRMRDGHCTFPGCTNPSTDNDTDHLTAWQHNGTTGVSNLAQLCPKHHRLKHNGGWTPTAATTTEPPGWTSPTGRHYLGQHPDPQPPHWPPGLLELEQEQALIGDVGAVDVSARSSDLATGATDAAGRIVPTEEPWGQIRPGELPEEETFNGTDEVRWSLEAQILAGIAVCPEHLLSDPPDDESLNSELFGEDLIEQCDLSPDDPLWEALYATPFVLPADPWGGRTDWLLHA, encoded by the coding sequence ATGGGAGACGCAGTGGTTGGGGCGGCAGTGATGGAGGGTCTTCGGGCCTCCATGGCAAGCCTTGACGCGCTGCTTCTGGAGGACGTCGAGCTGGATTGCGCTCAAGATCCTGACGTCGAGGGCGCGGCTGCGGTGGTTGATGTGTTGGGGCGGAAGTCGGAGCTTCGGTTGCAGCGACTGGCGTTCTGGAGCCGTCTTGAAGCCCAGGTCGCGGCGGGCAAGGCCCACGACGCCGCTGATTTCGCCGAGTTTCAGGAGGCGATGACGCCGTCGGACGCCAGCGAAGCCGAGAAGACCTTCGTGGAGATGTCCACGACGGCGGAGGTCGCCGGGGTCCTGACGCTCGGCCCGGGTGCCGCGGCGGCGTTCATCAGCCAGTCCCGGAAGGTTTGTGCGATGCCACCGGTAGCGGCCGCGCTGGCTTCTGGGTTGATGTCGTGGCGGCACGCGGTGATCGTGGCCGACGAAACCGACTGCCTCGCCCCCGAGAGTGCTGCGGCGTTGGTGGCGCATTTCTTCGACCCTCACGCCCCGAACCGGGCCCGCGGGTCGGCGCCCGGTGACCTCGTGGCGCACCTGTTCCGCCGGAAAGTCAGGACCTGGCGCGAACGCACCTACCCTCAGACAGTCCAGGAACGGCACGTCCGGTGTGTGGCGGACCGGCGGATGGAATACCGGCCCGATGCTGACGGGATGGCATCGATTACCCTGATCCTTCCCGGGGACACTGCCTGCGCCATCTGGCACAAGACCACCGCGATCGCCCGCGGCCTCCAAGGACCAGGCGAGACCCGCAGCCTCACCCAGCTGCGGCCTGACACCGCCGCAGCGCTCCTCCTCGGCGCCCACACCGGGGCCGCTGCCGCAGGCCGGTCCGACGATGGCCACGAACCTGGCACCGGGAGCGACCCTTACGCGGTTGATCTCAGCAAGATCCCGGCCCCGAAAGCCGACGTGCTGGTCACCATCCCCCTGTTTGCACTGCTGGGCAGCACCGACGAACCTGCCGACCTCGACGGGTACGGCCCCGTCCCCGCAGCGATGGCCCGAAAAATCGTCGCCGACGGCGCGACCTCGTTTTACCGGGTCCTGGTTGACCCGCGTGACGGCGCACCGTTGGAGATCGGCCGGACCAGCTACCGGCTGTCGGAGGCGATGAAACGCTGGATCAGGATGCGCGACGGACACTGCACGTTCCCCGGCTGCACCAACCCCAGCACCGACAATGACACGGACCACCTCACCGCCTGGCAGCACAACGGGACAACCGGGGTGAGCAACCTGGCACAACTCTGCCCGAAACACCATCGGCTTAAACACAACGGCGGCTGGACCCCCACGGCAGCCACCACAACCGAACCACCCGGATGGACCTCGCCGACCGGCAGGCACTACCTGGGCCAACACCCCGACCCGCAACCACCACACTGGCCACCAGGACTCCTCGAACTCGAACAGGAGCAGGCACTGATCGGTGACGTTGGCGCGGTTGATGTCTCTGCACGGAGCAGTGACCTTGCGACGGGCGCGACTGACGCGGCCGGAAGAATAGTCCCAACGGAGGAGCCGTGGGGGCAAATACGTCCCGGGGAACTGCCGGAGGAAGAGACTTTCAACGGAACAGATGAAGTGCGGTGGTCGTTGGAGGCGCAGATCCTTGCCGGCATTGCGGTCTGTCCGGAGCACCTGCTGTCGGACCCGCCGGACGACGAGTCATTGAACAGTGAACTGTTCGGAGAGGACCTGATCGAACAATGCGATCTCTCCCCGGACGATCCGCTGTGGGAAGCCCTCTACGCGACACCCTTCGTGCTGCCCGCTGATCCATGGGGAGGGCGCACGGACTGGTTGCTTCACGCCTAG
- the sepH gene encoding septation protein SepH, translated as MQDLRLVGVHDDGTHLLLSGAGGEMFRLPIDEALRTAGRSAPKPTTERPAIPMSPRDIQARIRAGATAADVAELSGLPLAKVERYEGPVLAEREYIAQQARKVEVATPSPGHDVYRSAFGDNPATLDEMVSHRLAAHGIDPSSVEWDSWRKQDGTWTVTASFQAKTDGTSGIGEEPPATWTFNPVRKALQNTNRWAQQLSELEPLDGPVPARRLSAVSDRPFDFETDADAVRTGPQGVVAGPGKEADGLLDMLRSRRGQRLGVDEDSDDALAMLLTHGVPAAHPRPSEVVPEPEADPEANVEEPDNDQQDDEPDAPAAKGDSFIRRRDARPSMLSRLSLIPPHRDAEDDVLKLHDGVSTETREVTIVASPQNSGSPRNSQSTPEGPAEATSNDAPAGRDGATNAGLDELLGGGQRRFASRNDDGQSSVKGQTPEAEAPERQPSRPKRSSVPSWDEIVFGTRSE; from the coding sequence ATGCAGGATCTACGGCTTGTAGGCGTGCACGACGACGGGACTCACCTCCTGTTGAGCGGGGCCGGCGGCGAGATGTTCCGGCTGCCGATCGATGAAGCGCTCCGGACAGCGGGCCGGTCGGCTCCGAAGCCGACGACGGAAAGGCCTGCCATTCCCATGTCCCCACGGGACATCCAGGCGCGGATCCGCGCGGGCGCCACGGCCGCGGACGTCGCAGAACTTTCCGGCCTGCCGCTTGCAAAAGTTGAGCGCTACGAAGGCCCGGTCCTTGCCGAACGTGAATACATTGCACAGCAGGCCCGCAAGGTCGAAGTAGCCACGCCCTCCCCCGGCCACGACGTCTACCGGTCCGCTTTCGGCGACAACCCCGCCACCCTGGATGAGATGGTGTCGCACCGGCTGGCCGCCCACGGCATAGACCCCTCATCAGTGGAATGGGATTCCTGGCGCAAGCAGGACGGAACCTGGACCGTCACCGCAAGCTTCCAGGCAAAGACAGACGGCACTTCCGGTATCGGCGAAGAACCGCCGGCCACGTGGACCTTCAACCCCGTCCGGAAGGCACTGCAGAACACCAACCGCTGGGCCCAGCAGCTCAGTGAACTGGAGCCCCTGGATGGACCCGTTCCGGCCCGCCGCCTGTCGGCCGTCTCGGACCGGCCATTCGATTTCGAAACCGACGCCGATGCGGTGCGGACTGGCCCGCAGGGCGTGGTTGCAGGGCCCGGCAAGGAAGCTGATGGGCTGCTGGACATGCTCCGTTCCCGCCGGGGCCAGCGCCTGGGCGTCGACGAGGACTCCGACGACGCCCTCGCCATGCTCCTGACCCACGGCGTACCGGCGGCCCACCCCCGGCCGTCAGAGGTTGTTCCTGAACCCGAGGCTGATCCTGAAGCCAACGTCGAAGAACCGGACAACGACCAGCAGGACGACGAGCCGGATGCTCCTGCTGCGAAGGGTGATTCCTTTATCCGCCGGCGCGACGCCAGGCCTTCCATGCTGTCCCGCCTGAGCCTGATCCCGCCTCACCGTGACGCCGAGGATGACGTCCTCAAACTGCACGACGGCGTGAGCACGGAAACCCGCGAAGTCACCATCGTCGCGTCCCCGCAGAACAGTGGCTCCCCGCGGAACAGCCAGTCCACGCCGGAAGGCCCCGCCGAAGCAACCTCCAACGACGCTCCTGCCGGGCGTGACGGCGCCACCAACGCAGGCTTGGACGAACTGCTGGGCGGCGGCCAGCGCCGGTTTGCGTCGAGGAACGACGACGGCCAGTCCAGCGTGAAGGGGCAGACGCCGGAAGCTGAGGCACCCGAGCGCCAGCCTTCCCGCCCCAAGCGCTCCAGCGTCCCCTCCTGGGACGAGATTGTTTTCGGCACCCGCAGCGAATAG
- a CDS encoding DUF3093 domain-containing protein — MPETSSPAPTPSPSKGSSATYREKLWPNVWIWIIAAGISAAGILVFAPISMFAGITAAVVLFVIMAVLLILSTPTLLVTAETFTVGRATIERKFVGAVEHFSGGEATAERGTRLNGLAYLCIRGWIDPVVKVEITDPADKTPYWLTSTRHPEELAAALTRN; from the coding sequence ATGCCCGAAACAAGCTCCCCTGCCCCCACGCCCAGCCCGTCCAAAGGGTCCTCGGCCACTTATAGGGAGAAGCTCTGGCCCAACGTGTGGATCTGGATCATTGCCGCTGGAATTTCGGCGGCCGGGATCCTGGTCTTTGCGCCGATCAGCATGTTTGCCGGCATCACTGCGGCAGTGGTCCTTTTCGTCATCATGGCGGTACTCCTGATCCTGTCGACGCCAACCCTCCTGGTCACCGCGGAAACCTTCACCGTGGGCCGCGCCACCATCGAGCGCAAGTTCGTCGGCGCCGTCGAACACTTCAGCGGCGGGGAAGCAACGGCGGAGCGGGGCACCAGGCTCAACGGCCTCGCCTACCTCTGCATCCGCGGGTGGATCGACCCCGTAGTCAAGGTGGAGATCACCGACCCCGCCGACAAGACGCCCTACTGGCTGACCTCGACGCGGCACCCGGAAGAACTCGCGGCGGCCCTCACCCGCAACTGA
- the dut gene encoding dUTP diphosphatase — protein MTDQPAAASTVFDDAPEPPASAPTLQVQLKMLDPELEAPSYAHPGDAGADLRARQDVTLQPGERRLVPTGVAIALPEGFVALIHPRSGLATKHGLTIVNAPGTVDAGYRGEISVTLLNTDVSQAIELRRGDRIAQMVIQRVEYAQFVPVTELSGSVRGTGGFGSTGGFNLPGA, from the coding sequence GTGACTGATCAACCCGCCGCAGCAAGTACAGTTTTCGACGACGCGCCTGAACCCCCGGCCTCTGCTCCCACCCTGCAGGTCCAGCTGAAGATGCTGGATCCGGAACTGGAAGCGCCTTCCTACGCCCATCCCGGCGATGCCGGTGCGGACCTCCGTGCGCGGCAGGACGTTACCCTGCAGCCCGGTGAGCGCCGGCTCGTCCCAACCGGCGTGGCCATCGCCCTTCCCGAAGGGTTCGTTGCCCTGATCCACCCGCGGTCGGGCCTTGCCACCAAGCATGGCCTCACCATTGTCAATGCCCCCGGAACGGTCGACGCCGGCTACCGCGGCGAGATTTCGGTGACGCTGCTGAACACTGATGTGAGCCAGGCCATCGAGCTGCGGCGCGGCGATAGAATTGCCCAGATGGTCATCCAGCGCGTCGAGTATGCACAGTTCGTTCCAGTCACGGAATTGAGCGGGTCGGTGCGCGGCACCGGGGGCTTCGGCTCCACCGGCGGGTTCAATCTGCCCGGAGCCTGA
- a CDS encoding DUF3710 domain-containing protein yields the protein MAFGFGRKAKTEQPDAPEGLPADDAPADGEAEAADQRANGPLDESEISSRDGYVDLGALLITPSEGLQLRLEVEEATQRVVAVTLDLNGSSLQLQAFAAPKTEELWEEIRSQIGQSVGAQGGQVEDIEGPFGTELVAKLPAGLPDGSQGFRVARFIGVDGPRWFLRGVLGGPAALERDAAEPLEALFRKVVVVRGDSPMPPRDLLQLRLPKDATTTPPPGAPAAPSLQEPERGPEVTQIG from the coding sequence ATGGCCTTTGGGTTCGGCAGGAAAGCCAAGACGGAGCAACCGGACGCACCGGAAGGGTTGCCCGCTGACGACGCGCCCGCAGACGGCGAAGCGGAGGCTGCGGACCAGCGAGCCAACGGCCCCTTGGATGAGTCGGAAATCAGCAGCCGCGACGGATATGTGGATCTCGGCGCCCTGCTGATCACGCCCAGCGAGGGCCTCCAGCTCCGACTCGAGGTTGAGGAAGCCACCCAGCGGGTTGTGGCAGTCACCCTGGACCTCAACGGGTCCAGCCTGCAGCTGCAGGCCTTCGCAGCACCGAAAACCGAAGAGCTCTGGGAAGAGATCCGCAGCCAGATCGGCCAGTCGGTCGGTGCGCAGGGCGGCCAGGTGGAGGACATCGAGGGCCCCTTCGGAACAGAACTCGTGGCAAAGCTTCCTGCCGGGCTCCCCGACGGCAGCCAGGGATTCCGCGTGGCGCGCTTTATCGGCGTCGACGGCCCCCGCTGGTTCCTTCGCGGCGTGCTCGGCGGACCTGCTGCACTCGAACGTGACGCGGCCGAACCGCTCGAAGCACTGTTCCGGAAGGTAGTGGTAGTCCGGGGTGACAGCCCCATGCCACCACGCGACCTTCTCCAGCTGCGCCTCCCCAAGGATGCAACCACCACACCGCCTCCGGGCGCTCCGGCGGCTCCAAGCCTCCAGGAGCCGGAACGCGGCCCCGAAGTCACCCAGATTGGCTGA
- a CDS encoding DUF3159 domain-containing protein, whose product MTAQQPDPSPGAARPDAAGHPAAGGADDGRPRSSKDRAGNFPANDTGDNGGESSPMAGLAADYAAKAGLHRTHDGRVDVLKSAGGIQGIAESILPGLVFLVAFTVTQDLTPSLVAALASAAVFTVVRLVQRRPLTQALAGVVGVGISAWLANTTGKAEDFYLPGFFTNAAYIIAMVISIFVKWPVAGLLFGFIRNEGLDWRKDQARVRAYQLGTWIIVGVLALRLLVQVPLYLMGPDGLAALATTRLIMGAPLYILGVWIAWLVTRPAASADAAGGETAAKG is encoded by the coding sequence ATGACCGCGCAGCAGCCAGACCCATCGCCCGGCGCGGCCCGCCCGGATGCCGCGGGACACCCCGCAGCAGGAGGCGCCGACGACGGCCGACCCCGTTCCTCCAAGGACCGGGCCGGCAACTTCCCGGCCAATGACACCGGGGACAACGGCGGGGAGTCCTCGCCAATGGCCGGACTGGCCGCCGACTACGCCGCCAAAGCGGGGTTGCACAGGACCCATGACGGACGCGTCGACGTCCTGAAAAGCGCCGGCGGTATCCAGGGCATCGCCGAAAGCATCCTGCCCGGGCTGGTTTTCCTCGTTGCCTTCACGGTGACCCAGGACCTCACCCCGTCGCTGGTGGCTGCGTTGGCCTCCGCGGCGGTGTTCACTGTGGTGCGTCTCGTTCAGCGGCGGCCCCTGACCCAGGCACTCGCCGGCGTGGTCGGCGTCGGCATATCCGCGTGGCTTGCGAACACCACAGGCAAGGCCGAGGATTTCTACCTGCCCGGGTTCTTTACCAACGCGGCCTACATCATTGCGATGGTGATCTCGATCTTCGTGAAGTGGCCGGTTGCCGGGTTGCTGTTCGGCTTTATCCGTAATGAAGGGCTGGACTGGCGCAAGGATCAGGCCCGTGTTCGTGCCTACCAGCTGGGCACCTGGATCATCGTCGGCGTCCTCGCGTTGCGGCTGCTGGTGCAGGTACCGCTCTACCTGATGGGACCGGACGGACTCGCGGCCCTGGCCACCACCCGCCTGATCATGGGCGCCCCGCTGTACATCCTGGGAGTCTGGATCGCCTGGTTGGTTACCCGTCCCGCCGCCTCAGCGGATGCAGCAGGCGGCGAAACGGCGGCGAAGGGCTAA
- a CDS encoding potassium channel family protein has protein sequence MAHFVIMGCGRVGATLAHTLEDAGHSVAIIDQDDRAFRRLRQGFTGRKVTGVGFDRETLKQAGVAEAYAFAAVSSGDNSNILATRVARETFHVPHVVARIYDPGRAEIYQRLGIPTVAAVRWSADQVLRRILPEQHLAGDYREPSGRLVLAELDLDAGWVGHRISAIEKAAGVRVAFLTRFGEGLLPDAGTAYQDGDTVHAMLQVDRTSHVAQVLAKAPAKELQ, from the coding sequence GTGGCGCATTTCGTGATCATGGGATGTGGCCGGGTGGGGGCGACTCTGGCGCACACACTCGAAGATGCCGGGCACTCGGTGGCCATCATCGACCAGGACGACCGCGCGTTCCGCCGGCTCCGGCAGGGGTTCACCGGGCGGAAGGTCACCGGCGTCGGCTTCGACCGGGAAACGCTCAAACAGGCCGGAGTGGCAGAGGCCTACGCCTTCGCGGCGGTATCAAGCGGCGACAACTCGAACATCCTGGCCACCCGGGTGGCCCGCGAAACCTTCCATGTGCCGCATGTGGTGGCGCGGATCTACGATCCCGGCCGCGCCGAAATTTACCAGCGACTGGGCATCCCCACCGTGGCGGCGGTCCGCTGGAGCGCCGACCAGGTGCTCCGCCGGATCCTTCCGGAGCAGCACCTCGCCGGCGACTACCGCGAACCTTCAGGACGCCTGGTGCTGGCCGAACTGGACCTGGACGCCGGGTGGGTGGGCCACAGGATCAGCGCCATCGAGAAGGCCGCCGGCGTCCGTGTGGCGTTCCTCACCCGTTTCGGCGAAGGGCTGCTGCCGGATGCCGGCACCGCCTACCAGGACGGTGACACGGTCCACGCCATGCTCCAGGTGGACCGCACCTCCCACGTCGCCCAGGTCCTGGCCAAAGCCCCCGCTAAGGAGTTGCAGTGA